Genomic segment of Panicum virgatum strain AP13 chromosome 9N, P.virgatum_v5, whole genome shotgun sequence:
AATGTTGGATGACTTTGCTCTATTGGTGCAGTCAATTCACAGAAGTACAACGCCTCAACAAGCCGTGGCTTATTCTGAAAAACAGCTGCTCGGCATGCTTCTTTAACTGCAGTGATTACTTGACCGCTGAAAATGTTGTATTGAACAGAGTGATTAGCAGCATCAGAGCTGTCAACAAATATGTAAGGCTCAACAATAAACGCCAGACCCCACATAGGTTCGTCACATAAAGGCCCAGCATTTGTGGCAATCTGGAAACCTGAGACAATGCTGTTCCTTAGTGCCATAGACTCTAGATGCAATGATTCAGGAGCATCTGCTGATTCACAGTTGTCAAGATTGCTGTTATCTTTGGCATCAGATTCCTTCACAAACCCCAATCTCTCAGAGACATGAGATTTACCGTTCACGAGTATACCTTGCCTTCCATCTTGGATGGTTATCACAGCATCACTTGATTTTGCATCAGGTGAGATAAGGAGATTTGGACCAACCTGCCAAGGACCTAGTGACCAGATTCTTTGAAGGTATCCAAGCCATGTCTTTCTATACCTGTCAAGTTTTTCTTTATCCACTTTCTCAGAAATTGCGTCTAAATCACTGTCTATGGCATCGATCATACGCTGCCTAAGCATCGCAGCAGAATCACCATCATCTTGAGAAAGCCTTGGATCCAAGACACCATCCCTTTTTGCTGTTTTCCCCTCAATTATTTGACCAAGCAATTGTTCACTTTCCTCAAGGACCTTAGTTAGAGCATTGGGAAGCCTCAAGACCTGAACTCGCACAGTACATCTCCCATTTGGAGTAGTCCTCTCAGCAAATTCCTGTGGGGCCTTCAACCTCTCAACTAAACCAACACCTTCTCCTTCAATTGTCTCTTTGAAGGAAACTAGGGGGTCTGAGACCTCCAATTTAACCTTTGCAAATCTTTCCCCCAAATCCTTTATGCACCGTTCTAAATGTATCTCACCTGCGGCAGAAAGGACATGCTCACCCCTCTGTGTAACAGTATACTCCACAAATGGGTCTGCCCGGTTAAGAAGCTTGAGCCCTTTAACAAGAGCTCCCAGATCAGCTGGATTTGAAGGCTCAATTGCAACCTTGAGCATCGGAGAGGCCTGGAACATCATACTTGAGATGGGCCAGCAATTCTTTGTGGATGACAATGTGGCGCTCTTCAATATATGCTGCCCAAGGCCCTGGATTGCAACAACATTCCCAGCACCCACACTGGCAACTGGCTTCAGGCCCTGTCCAAGCATCTCATACAAGTATTGCAGCTCCACCTCCTGCACATGCTTCTGCACTGCCTCCCCTTTCACTGGATCATACAATGGCGAAAGCACAAAGACCTTCTGACCAGCACGAAGAATCCCACTGAAGACCCTCGCAAATGCCATAAAGCACTCCTCTGATTCACTGTCACCGTGGTGGTTCAACAGTTCCCCATTCACTCCCTTCAATGGCAACATCTTATATGGCACAGTAAACATTTTTGACACATAAACTACAATCGGCGCATCTATACTCACATCACAGGCCTCGACACACCTCCGCACCCTCTCTGCCTCTGCAACAACCTCAGGGCAACCAGCAGCATCTTCTGGTGTAACTTCCCTCTTTGGCATAAGCTGTTCAACCCTGACCCGTTGAGCAGCAACAGGGTCGGGTGTGCACTCCACCACCATATCCATCACAGCATCTGCCAGTGGCAGCCACCGGCTCATCACGGACTGTAGCACCGCCTTCGGATCTTTGTTCTTCAGCTCACGTTCTGGAATTTTCAATTGGAAGTTCTCTACCAATTTCTTCACCCCCTTACTCTCGCCACCATCCTTCAGCACCAGCTCATACATCTTCCACAGGGCACTCAGCACAAACTCCACGAACATTGGCTGTGGGTCTGCGCTCTTGATGGCTTTCTTACCCACAACCTtccctgtcttcttatcaagaTATCTCGGGCCCCACAATCCTCTCAGGAAGGCGGATGGGTTGACTCCGACTTTTCTGGCGTAGAGCTCGGCAAACTGTTGGGGGCGGAAGCCCCAGCCATCGAGTGCGCAGGCGAAGACAACATTGCCCTTGAGGGGCTGGAACGCATCCTCATTGTCATCGTCGTCTTCGAAGTCCTCTGGAAGATCGTCAGTGGAGGAGCTGGTGGAGGGGTTGTCCTCGAGGGCGGAGAGGAGTGAGAAGTAGGAGTGCGAGCGCAGCGCTGAGTAGATGGAGTTGACGTCGGAGACGATACGGTGGAGGCGCGCATACGCCTCGCCGGGGGTGAGGCTGAGCTCGGTGATGAGGCGGTCGATCTTGTTGAGCACGAGGCAGGGCTGGAGGCGCTCGATGAAGGCCTGGCGCAGCGCGGCGTGCGTCTGGATGTGCACCCCCTCGACGGCGTCGACGAGGATGAGCGCCGAGTCGGagaggcgcgcggcggaggagacCTCGGAGCAGAAGTCGATGTGGCCCGGGGAGTCGATGAGGCTGACGCGGTGCCCGGTCCGGGAGCggagcgcgacggcggcggactTCATGGTGATGGCCCGGCGCTGCTCCTCGTCGAGGTAGTCCATGAAGCGgagccggccggcgagcttcgGGTGGAGGAGCCCGTCCCCGCAGGACGCCACCAGGTGGTCCGCCAGCGTGGTCTTGCCGTGATCCACGTGCGCGAGGATGCACGTGTTGCGGACGCGGCGCgggtcctccgccaccgccgcctcgtcggacctctccgccgccgccattgccgcggTGGTTAGGGTTTGAGCTTGGGGAGTTTTGGGTGGGGAAGGAAGACGGCGAATGTCCCGGACGGAGGAGAAGTTTTGGAGGAAAAGGCttgggccttggggccggccgtcCCTTTGAAAATTAGAGAAAGTTTTGGGCCGGCTTGGAccgtccttttccttttctccgtTTCGCTGCGTAGCGGCCAAGAAAGCTATTTGCACCGTTGGATCTGCGCTCAAGTTGACCTCCTGCCGACGAAATAGACGAAGCGAAAACCACGCTGGGTTTGTGGTAGACCCAAGAAAGTCCGCCGCAGAAACTTGGCACACACGTGTcctttaacaaaaaaaaatacaaatcagAAACTTGGCACCTACGAAAAGTCTTTTCATGTAGATCTCCGGCCAATCTCAGCTCGTTGTCTCAAGTAGAATATGTctagtgatttttttttgatcaATTGTGACGAGACAGTAGTAGTAGTGCTAAGGAAAGATGTCAGTACATGGGACTATGAGAGTCATGGCCAGCTTTCATCAGTGGCGACATCAGAAGCTACAAACTTAGATACCGGTACCCAAAGTGAACATCAGAATCCATGTAGCTAATTGCATTTTAATTTTAACAATGAACAATCAAAATCGCAAGGGTAGCATGTGCGCAGGCACGACTTCTGCATAGGCTTCTGCCCGTGACCGATATCTGAACTGCACATATCATGCAATAGGAAcgccacacacacacaaagatatatatatatatatatctgtgtGTGTGGCGTTCCTATtgcatgatatatatatatatatatatatctgtgtgtgtgtgtttgtgtgtgtgtgtgcaacACTAAATTACCAAACAGATATGTGGTTCTTCAACGAGGCATGGATGCCACACAAGAGTAACCGGGTAGTCTACATATAATTCTATAACATGTGCCCTATGGAGCCAGTAAAATTGACACATTCTACTCCAAACGTGTCATGCACCAAAGACAGGGCAGACGACTGACTATACGCAACTGATATGCTAAAGGGAATAATCCAATGCGAGTACTAGCAAGCCACCAGAATAGAACCTTCGACGACACAAAAATTAACTAGGGACTGGCCAAACCTCAAGTGGCTACGAACTGCAAACTACGCAGCAAAAAAATCCTCAAGCGAGTTcctattcttcttcttcttccttttttgcttttttttttctgtatcTATGTTGCGTGCTGCCTCTTCGTTATCTGTGCACAGAGGCCGAGTAAAAGCCGAAGACTGTTTGCGGATGTGGAGGACTAGGGAGGAGATGGAGTTGAGGTAGGAGCAGCTCAGCAGTAGGAGGGAGTAGCCAGGGCCAGTTCGGTGCCCACCACACTGATCCCGCCGGCATCTGCATTGAACAGGGCTCTCTTCCCCTCCAGCAGGCTGGCGCCGCAGGCCCCCGGCGACGAGGGCGAGGTGTCCTGCACAGGCAATAATCAATTGAACATGGATCAGATTGCGGGTGCCTTGATCTGTTAACTACCAGTGCTTACAGGCAACAATCGAACAGCAAGAACAAACCATCTGTCAGAGAATGATAATGCAGAATGCAGAATGCAGAATGCAGACTAAGAAGTAAGAACCAGAGGAAGCAGTGCAAGCAAGTGGGCTCACCACATGAAGTCGAGTCAGGCCGGAGAAATGCAGCAGCTTTTGAGGACTAaacccggcagcggcggcggcagcagtgcCGAACAGCTTTTGCGGCTGCAGGGGCGACCTCGGGCTGGGCAGGGACAGCTGCAGCTtggccgctgcggcggcggcgttggtggACGACGCAGAGGGCGGCGTGGAGAAGAGGGCGCCGAGCATCAGGTGCTCGTCCCGGCCCGCccacgccgacgccgcctccacctcaacTGCCGGGGCTCGCGACGACCGCGGGAGCCCCGGCCCGGCGCCACTGGGGCAGCTGGTGCCGCGAGGGATCCCCGGGcctggcgtggcggcggccgggcagcTGCTGCTGACGCCCCCGCTGATGGTCGTGCCGGACGCCATGCTGGGCCAGAGGAACGTGGCCTGTGGCTTGCAGACGCGGAAGCTGCTCTTCCTCGCCGACCTGTCCGGGACGCCTTGGATGACGGTGCCGTCGGCCCGCGGGGTCATCTGGTCACCGGAAGCGAGGTACACTGCTGCTGTGCGGGGAGCAGCTTCTTGATCCTCATCGCTGGGAGCCAATCCCAGCTGATGAGCAGCTTCCGTCTTCAGCGCCATCACAAAGTGATCCTGCACCATCCAGTTGGCACTCATGGTAGTCATGGATAACAGGATAAGGATAATGGCAAATTTATATTTGCACAGGCTTAGCACAATCAACAAACAGAGTACACTGCCGTACAAAGAAGGTACCTTGAAAGAAAGGAAGGAGCTGGAGAGATAGGTAATCTGGGCCTCTAACTTATCATTCTTGTCAGCTATATGCTCGTACTTGTCCTTAAATTAGACAAAGTGAGTCAGTAACTGTATTTAAGAGCGCCACAGAGCTAACAGAGCAGAATGTGCAGAGAACTGGACCTAAAAAGTATCCAGGCTTAATTAGAAATAACAGTGCAATACATGAAGAAGATAATGTCATGGCTGAATGCATGAATGTACCTTGAAAGATAACACCtccttcttcagctcatcattcATCTGAACAACATTATCGCAGATATCCTGGAATAAAAAGCAAGATCGTTTCTGTAAATGCAGCAAGCAAAGCTAGCAAAGTCACTGCATCCAGCCATCCATGAAGTATTCCAGGCGTCTATTGAAAGTCCGAAACAGGTTCAAAAATGGGGATCACTAAAGGCAATTAGCAGTCATGGTGTCTCAGTTTAATTTGTTTGAAATTAACTGCCAGATTTCTTTTTCAAGCAAAGAAAGTTTGCTGCATGCACGTACTTACCTTCAAAGAGAACACCTGCTTCTCTAGCTTTTCGTTAGCCCTCACAACACTCTGGTACTTCTCCTGACAAACAAATTGAATAACTTACATCAGTGCATTCAAAATGGGCATGCGAAAACAAGTTTTTGTTAGTTCCTCAATGGAACAAGTGCGGGagtaaaaagagagagaaaatgcAGTTTCAAGTTTTCATGCTGTTCAGATCATGGATATCAGTACATCCTGGCTTCAGAGACTGGAAAAGTAGTTGATAACAACCATATAGAAACATCAGAATCTGAACCAAGACTAGCAATCTAgcatttcaaaaaagaaaaaagaaaagaaaactccAATTAATAGACGAAAATGCTATCCATGCGAAGTCAGCTTGCACAACCAAACATACAGAAACTTGGCAAAGCTGTAAATGCATATGTTCCCTTTTTCAGATGAGGACGAAAATGCATATCCATATATACAGAAACTTGCACATTGATGCAATTAAAGTATCCTGCTCAGTTCTTACTAAATCAGAAGAAACAGCAAAATGGCatctttttttcaaaagaaaaaggggacAACAATACAAGTAAGGATTGACTTGAGAGGATACCCGAACTGATCTTTTGCATACCTTCAATGAACCGTAAGCTCTTTTTGCATCAAAGTTCACATCCTTGCCCACTAGCTGCTCCATTTGCCTTCACACACGACCACAAAGTTAAACTTGGCATAAAACGGGGACGAAATCCCACGCTCTGTAAGAACTTAAACAACAGTGGTGTCGCAACAAAAATATAGAATGCAGACAGAGAGAAAAGGAGTAGAAAAGGAGAGACCTTTTTACGCCATTGACCTCCTCGGTGAGCTCTTCAACCTGCCTCTTGACAATTAGGTCGCCGGCAACGAGGGAGACGTCGTCACCTGGCTTCCATCCGGGTGGCGGCAACCAGTATGGATCAGACACACCGGCCTGTCGCCGCACCTCAGCAAGCTCGGCCGGCTCCAGCCAGTACTCCATGGCACCATCGGCGTTGTGACGGCGACGGAATCTGTGAGCGCTGCCTTCTGGCACCCGGCCGGCCATGTGCTTGAGCAAGTGGTCAAGGAGGCCGGTGTCGCCGATGTGCTTACGGGCTTCCTCCCTCAGCACGTGCCGCATCACCGGCGCGCCGGAACGAGCACCGCGGGAGCGCATGATGTCGAGCAGGCTCCTCTCTGCTGCGGCGTAGCGCTCAGCTGACCATCGGTCCTTGCCGTGCCGAGGGTCGCCGTCCTTGGACTCCACGGTGCGCTTCTTCGCCTTCTTTGAACTTTTTTTGCTGCCGCCGTGAACCTTGCGATTCGTCTTGCCCTCATCTCTGTGCTTCTCCTTgctgcttccttcttcctcccgttTCCTCTTACAGTTTCTTTCGCTCCTCGTAACTTCCCCGGTTGCTGGACGCTGCTGCTCCTCTCTGATGCTGAACTCTGACTCGGAACCATCAAGGCCAGCCTCCTTGGGAGCTTCATCACGATGCCGGCCAATGTACCTGACACGGCGCCTCATGCCCCACCCGGCGCCATCGCACTTCAAGGTGGTGAGCAGGCAGGAGTCGGCCGccggtggcgcgggcggcggtggaagCGGCGCCTCCTGCTGGCACGCGGCGAAGTCGTAGAGGCAGGGCTTGAGGAGCCAGAAGCTATCGTGGTGCAGCTCGCCCtcgagctcctcctcggtcacccGGCGGCGCAAGATGCGCGCGGCATGGTTGCTGCTCATGACGAAGCGCTCGTCGAGCTCCGGCCCAGTGGCAAGCGCCGGGTAGGAGGAGAAGAAGCTTCGCAGCGCCTCGAGGGACGGGAATTCCACCGTAACGTCCAGGCTCGTGCACTCGCTCACCTACACGCACAGACATCAGGTGATCAGAAACaaaaccaaatcaaacatgCCAAACTAACAGATCAAGAAATCGAGAGCAGCAGCTGAATCccagaaaaaaaattctcaCCTTTACCACCCGTATGGATTTCAGATGGATTGGGGATTTAGGGGGCAACTTGTCGTGGTCGATCTCGTAGAAGGCTCCTGATCAAACCAGATCAATTCACAAAAGTGTCAGGTGAGTGTACCCTGAAAAACAATGGGTGAGCTGAGTGTGCAGTGGCACATGCACCATATGTCCCCGGCCGTGCTCACCAGCGTGGTAGGTGGGGGTATCGTAGAAGGTCAGGCTCTGTCTGCTCAAGGGCGACCCGGGTTGGATCCTGGAGTCGTGGTTGGCACCATCCTTGCCATTTCTGCTACTGTGGCTACTGGTCTTCTTCTTGAAGTAGTACTTGCTGACCTGTGGCTTCTTGTGATGTGCAATgcatggtcatatatacaacaTGTGAGACGTGTATGATTCTTGGGGGAGAAAATGGAAAAACTTTTCATAAAAAAATGGAAAACCGAAATAGGCTTTGGGAGTGACAGCAATAATCAACATCTTTAACACTACAGCAGACCACCAGAAATAAAAAGTAGACACAGAAAGGAACTTTCCCCCCTCTTTCCATATGTCAACCTGACAAATTGAGTCTACTTTTTGACATGCAAAGGTTTGTTGGTCCAGTTATATATCTATATACAcacaccaaaaaaaaagaatgtacGTATCTAGAGAATTATCAAACTAAACTTGAAATGTTTATGTGCTGACAAGTGAATTACTGACACAGTGGCAAATTGTGCAACTATCTGGTAGTTTATTCAGGTAAATGATTATTATAAAATCGTGCTAATTGCATGACTGGAATCAAGCCAACCAGTATATATAACTCTAATCCGTTAAGATAACCATGAAAGTAACTACTGACAAGATCAGAGAATATGCATTGTAATTTTCGAAACAACTTACAATTTGGAACGAGGGGTAATACTAATATATAAGCCCAACACATCCCTGGTGTTTCCTTTGGCACTTTGTAACGTACTTTAACTGCAcgattttcttttagttttaGTAACCATGTTTCCTCATCAGCTACAAAGTGCACGGGCACAACTAAACAAACTAGTAGGTGTTCCATAGTATAAATCAACAGAATTTTTAACTCCCTCACAAAAATACCACGCAGTCCTACGAAGTAATACATCATACATTAAACCTGTTTCAATAAATAAGCTCAGAAGATTTAAAAAAGGCTCATGGAGAATCTTGCTGGTTGAGCACTTATTTTGGCAACCTGGAGCATGCATGCACCTCTCTTAAATGAACAAGATCACCCTACCAAACTGGTTAACCAGCAACTCTGCAGTTGAGGATTCAGAAAGCTACAACTGACGATGACACGTTAACACCGTACTATCTACCGCGTACCTTGCAAGTGCATCAAAACGTATATCAACCGCATCTCAATTAGACATCCGGCCAAATCACCCAAAAAACAAGCTAAAGCAGCACACAGAAACGCACAACATCCTATCAGTAGATCAGTGGAAAGACAAAACAGATCAACAGAAGGCAGGCAAAAAGCAATCGGACTGGCAAAAGGCCAAAAGCAATCGGACTGACAAAAGCGACCGTACAGGCCGGACGTACAGGAGAGTTCTGCAGATGGGCCGCGAGCCCAGGAGCCGCCTGCACCGTCTCAGCGTCCTTCTGCATCCCCGGCCGTCAGAGCTCCGTCTCCTGCAAAAGCAAAAGCCAAACCAACCCATCGATCAAATCAGCACACACGATAGTTAAAATTTAGAAGCACCAGTAAGTAAGAGAAGCAAGTATCCCAGAACTAGCTGATCATGGCGGACCTGAAACCTTGTATTTGATCGTGATCAGAAGAATTTGTTTTGAACGAACTGATCAGAAGAATTTTGCGAAACCGAACAAAATTAAACGCAGTAACTCGCACAGAAAATTAAATGAACTAACACTCAAGCACTGCATTCTACCTTTTTCCTATCAAACTGGTGGGATCTAGAGATAAATTCGAAAAATAATTCGAAGACGCTAGGTTTGCGACAGCACAAAAAAAGGCAGGCAGAATCAACGAGTTGCCAAACTGAgttcggagagagagagagagagactcgtGTAGCAGCATCGCGTGTGATGCTGGCTGGCTAGTCCGAACCTGCAGGCTGCATccgcttctgctgctgctagccgcacccgcacccgcacggATCAAAAGCAAGCGCGGCGGCCTCAGAAAGCAGCGACAGGGAAGAGATCGGAAAGGAAAAACTCGCTGCTTGCGATCGAAACCACCAAGCTTTTTGGCAGTGCTAGGCAATCGCACAGCGCGGTACGAAGTGGTCCGCCTGCGCGGCCGCCTCCTGCCTGCAGCCTCTGTCGGGCAAAAACCAAACCGAACACAACCACCACCCAAGAGACGATCAGGTAGCAGAAAAACGGCAAAAGGAATCCCCATGGGTTCGCATCAACCAGCGCAACCAACTCGCGCGCCCCGAGATGGAAACGAAaaagatggagaagatggcccAGACCAAAACGAAGATCGCTGAGATCAGATCAACACGCAGACACACAGCACAGAAACGCGCCGCTAAAAGAGATCGCAGAAGGCggaacacatgcatgcatgcgtgcGTGATGAGGCCACTCACCTGCAGTATTTTCCTTGCTGTTTCTGCAGGTGGTGATGCTTAATTAACCAACCCCTTGCGCTCGCTGCTGCCTATTAGTACTACGGGATCCGAACTAAGCAAATTAGGCCGAAATGTGGCGAGGGATTAGATACGAGGAGAGGAATTAAATCAAATTGGGTGCTGAAATCTTCGGAAACTAGTGCTTATTCGGATCGATCGGCGAGGGGATCGATCCCAAAAGGTGGGAGCTTTGGGGAGGCGAGCTAGTTCGTGGCTGGGGCTTTGGGATTGAGGCGTGGTAGAGATCGGGAGGTGGGGCTAGGGTTTAGTAGTGGTGGATCGGCGCTCGGCTTCCTCCCCCCGGTCTCACCTCGCCGGTCACCACGCCTCGTCCCTGGGTTAAATAGTGGCGTGGAGGAGAATCCtttctagagagagagagagaggggagtggGCGAGGCCGGGAGGGTGGTGTGGCCGTGAAGCAGGCCCGGCAGCGCGTGTGACGCCGTTGCAGCCGCAGAGGGGAAAATCTAGGACAGTTGCCGGGCTCTGCCGCAGCAGGCAAGCCTGGCGGAACGGCAGGGCCGGCTCTGCCGCAAGCTTTGAAAGTGGATGACACGTGGGCCGCGGCAGCTCGAGGACCCACCCGTCTGGCAGTGAGGCCGGGTCGATCGCGCGACGCCTGGTGCTGTGCGCCTGTCAAGCGGATGCGGGGCAGCGTCGCGGCCGCCGTGACGGCGCTGCGTGCGACGGGAGAGGgagggcgcgcgggcgggggcTCGTGGGCCCGCGCTGTCGGCGAGAGCCGGGAGCGCGCGAAGGGCCGCCGCGGAACGTAACATCTGGCGATGGCGCGCCGGGCGCCACAcgcgcggagggagggagggagggaggtgggCCGAGCGTGATGATGAGGCGAAGAGAGACATAAATGTGGTAGCAGCACGCCAGCACTGGCACTGCTGCGTTGACATGCTCGCATCTCGGCCGCACGCGGCACGCGGCACGCGGCACGCAGCATGCCTCTTTCCGGTGAAACAAGTTGctggccggcccggccgcgcGCCTGGGGGTATCACCACCATTTTTTTTTACCGCAATCACAGCGTGGTAGTTACCGCTATGTTGCTTAGGTGGTCCTATTTGGATAATCTAGGACTAAAGATAATTATTAGGTGAGTAAACTAATAGACTAAGTTTTGGATGGGAAACTATTTGAAACACACAATTGGATGAAAACAAACTTTAGTCGTCCCAATTAATAGGTTCTATGAACTAACAGACTGAACTTTGGTTAGGATAAGTCTAAACTTcagactaaagtttagcccacTGAGCTAGGGATCCGAAGAGGACTTTAATCTACGCTCGCTCCCATTTTTTACACGCCCCAACCATGGTTAgccaccagcccaccagagTCTTGCTCGTTTTGACCTCGAATCAATTTCACTGTAAAAATCAGTCAATAGTACTCCGCTTGATTTCTTACTTGTACTTTTGTTTCGTCCCGCGGCTTGATCAGCACGTACGCCGCGCGGGGGGACTCGGCCGGGCACGGCCGCACGGGCGGAGCCGAGCTGGCAGGGACGCTCACGCGCGCAGGCAGGTGGGGTTCGGTTCGGTCTGTTACGCGGCGTGGTCCCCAGACCAGACACCAGACTGGCGTGGCGCTCCCGCCCCGCTAGCTAGATTCTCGCGGTTCCGGGCGAGACTCTGATGGCGCCGCCCTCGGATGATCTGCAGGACGCCAGGAGGATCTCGcggtgccgccggccggccgggctgcCTCTTGCCACttcgccgggcggcggcggcgtggcctccCGCCTTGCATTTGCAACCTTTCCAACCGAGCCGGGCCTCGTTGGCTCTAGCTCGCTCGCACGCACGTACGGTATGTGTATAGCAGTATAAGACTAGGAGTAGTCAGGTGCACAGACAGGCCGTGCGGCGAGAGATTGTATGATGCCGTTAGACTCGACTCCAGCGATCGTGTTGTCTGGAGACTACAACTACAAGTAATACGTATTATCTTGCTCGGGTGCACGGGATCGAGCACCCGATGGGCTGGGAGCACACGAACATTTCGCCGTGCTGTCTGTGCACGACCGGCCGCCACTCGTGTCGTCTTGATGTCAAACATAGACCGAAACCAAGCgttggacctaaactgacgAAGGGCGAAACTGAACGGCACACGGTCCGGACTACTTTGTGATACGAATTGCATTATGCATAGAAGCCGTCTGCCGTGCATAAATTTCGCTTgggctttcattttttttattgttaCTCCTCTGATTTTCTGCAAGCATACGAGTATTATCAACATGGGCAGCCGCAAAACATCTCTGGATTTTGAAAAGCTACAATCAAGTAAAACTCTATGTTGGATGTGGGTGACTAAAACTATTCACCCCTCTTTTAGTTACTTATAGTCACCTATTTTCCAAACACGGTTGACTAAAAGGGACTAAAAATTCTTTAGTCCATTAGACCTCCTCCAGCGGGAGGGGCGACGTCGCCAGCAACGTGGAGGAGAGAGGGTGCCGGCACAGTAACAGCAAGTGCTCGGGGGCGCGTGCCTGTGAGGAGAAAATACTTTGCGCTAGACGATATACATGCAGCACTGGCAAAAACTGTTAGATACTATTTACCGATTAAAATATTGATTAAGTCGACGAAGTGGCTGGTCATTGGAGAAGGCCTTAGTCAGGTGGAGGCTGCTAATAATGACCAAAGTGATCTCTCTCCCTTAAACCACGTCCCTGGCTCTATCTTTCTCATCTCTctatctcctctctctcttcttttgtTTCCCTTTAGTCCCTCTATCTAAAAGGGGTGTGACT
This window contains:
- the LOC120693427 gene encoding protein AMEIOTIC 1-like isoform X1, with translation MQKDAETVQAAPGLAAHLQNSPKPQVSKYYFKKKTSSHSSRNGKDGANHDSRIQPGSPLSRQSLTFYDTPTYHAGAFYEIDHDKLPPKSPIHLKSIRVVKVSECTSLDVTVEFPSLEALRSFFSSYPALATGPELDERFVMSSNHAARILRRRVTEEELEGELHHDSFWLLKPCLYDFAACQQEAPLPPPPAPPAADSCLLTTLKCDGAGWGMRRRVRYIGRHRDEAPKEAGLDGSESEFSIREEQQRPATGEVTRSERNCKRKREEEGSSKEKHRDEGKTNRKVHGGSKKSSKKAKKRTVESKDGDPRHGKDRWSAERYAAAERSLLDIMRSRGARSGAPVMRHVLREEARKHIGDTGLLDHLLKHMAGRVPEGSAHRFRRRHNADGAMEYWLEPAELAEVRRQAGVSDPYWLPPPGWKPGDDVSLVAGDLIVKRQVEELTEEVNGVKRQMEQLVGKDVNFDAKRAYGSLKEKYQSVVRANEKLEKQVFSLKDICDNVVQMNDELKKEVLSFKDKYEHIADKNDKLEAQITYLSSSFLSFKDHFVMALKTEAAHQLGLAPSDEDQEAAPRTAAVYLASGDQMTPRADGTVIQGVPDRSARKSSFRVCKPQATFLWPSMASGTTISGGVSSSCPAAATPGPGIPRGTSCPSGAGPGLPRSSRAPAVEVEAASAWAGRDEHLMLGALFSTPPSASSTNAAAAAAKLQLSLPSPRSPLQPQKLFGTAAAAAAGFSPQKLLHFSGLTRLHVDTSPSSPGACGASLLEGKRALFNADAGGISVVGTELALATPSYC